In Halomarina salina, one DNA window encodes the following:
- a CDS encoding DUF192 domain-containing protein has protein sequence MVRSTRTTALLVAVALTVALSGCAGVLDDGSSTETSMPEATSTDVPTDSATTAPTDGTDATTTSALNSTNTSSTGTTTEQMTTTGATASPTATPGNATAAFVEDGETLATVSLEIADNDSERAQGLMHRESLAENHGMVFVYGGEATRSFWMKNTLIPLDMVFVAANGTVLNVEHADVPPEGSSDYGSYVSDGPAQYVVEVNRGFANRTGVGPGTQVEFSGLDGED, from the coding sequence ATGGTTCGCTCCACGCGAACGACCGCCCTCCTCGTCGCCGTCGCGCTGACGGTGGCGCTGTCGGGATGCGCCGGCGTACTGGACGACGGCAGTTCGACCGAGACGTCGATGCCGGAGGCGACGTCGACGGACGTTCCGACGGACTCGGCCACGACGGCACCGACCGACGGCACCGACGCGACCACGACGAGCGCACTGAACAGCACCAACACGTCGTCGACCGGTACCACGACGGAGCAGATGACCACGACAGGGGCGACTGCGTCGCCCACCGCCACGCCCGGCAACGCGACGGCAGCGTTCGTCGAAGACGGGGAGACGCTGGCGACCGTCTCGCTGGAGATCGCCGACAACGACAGCGAGCGCGCTCAGGGGCTGATGCACCGTGAGTCGCTCGCCGAGAACCACGGGATGGTGTTCGTCTACGGCGGCGAGGCGACGCGCAGTTTCTGGATGAAGAACACGCTCATCCCGCTGGACATGGTGTTCGTCGCGGCCAACGGCACGGTGCTGAACGTCGAACACGCCGACGTCCCGCCCGAGGGGAGTTCCGACTACGGGAGTTACGTCAGCGACGGGCCAGCGCAGTACGTCGTCGAGGTGAACCGTGGGTTCGCGAACCGGACGGGTGTCGGTCCGGGGACGCAGGTCGAGTTCTCGGGGCTCGACGGCGAGGACTGA